Genomic window (Tribolium castaneum strain GA2 chromosome 2, icTriCast1.1, whole genome shotgun sequence):
aaatactgaaaaactaGTAAGAAAAATctgacgaattttttttaactactaattaaaaaattgaaaaaaaaatacaattttaaattaaaaaacacgccaagaaaaataaaaattgtacatTTTCAACCAAGCGGatttaaaataatccaaaaatgtGCACTAAAAtggatataaaataaaaaaatgcaatatttcCGTGGCACAAGagtcgaaaataaaaattaaaaactgtttgCTGTTCCATTATTTGTGCGTTTTTGCTAAAAGCTCTCAACTCTCGAAACCCTGTGCTTGAATTTGATTAGTTTTGCTTTATCCTAGTTTATTTCATTGTTGGTTGCAAACTCACTTTTCAATAATCTAATTACAGTCaagtttaattatattttaattgacACGTCTGTGTGCAGCAAAGTTTTGCCTATCGGTGAACGAAATAAGAAGAGCCTCTTTTTCGAGCGATTGATTTATTCAAGGATGTCGCAGGTGTTGGATGAATTTAATCGCGTAATCTCGTCACGACActttacaaacataaaccgaCAAATAATTAGACGGATCAACatcgtttaaataaattttcccaAGTAAACTATATTCATATCTGGGCTTTTGTGATGCAAAACGGTGTCAGAAATTTGGACAACTCCACCAATTAGCGAAAGTTCCCAGAGCCTGATTAAGGGTCaggtgaaattaattttacgcTGTAGTGTTTTAGGGTGtggttttattttctattaagTCCAGTCCTGTCTTAGTTCACGACCCGTGTTAAATTTGATTGTTCTCCCGGACGGCGTAATTAAGAAGAATGattgttttgcttttaaattactttaattgctttacaaataaaacattcaaaAGCACAAATATGTGGGccattaatttgattttttctgcGATTGAATTTATAAGGAAAATAAGAAACAATGTGTTTGGAGCTGATAGGGGATATAAATTCAGCAGATCCCTAGCCTACAATAAAGGTAATAAAAAGTTGTACGGGTTGTAGTACAACGACGGAAATGTATGTACCTACACGAATACGTGGTgtttattttgtacaaatgTAAATATTCCGACAAATGGAAAAGAAATTTTCAACAGTGATTTTTTGTGTTCACTCAAATATTTATTcccttttaaattaatacatCTATTGTACGGTAAAtaaacaacataaaaatttgaatatttaatgctgaaaatattaaatttatgatTCACGTGGTCGTTAACACAcctatttaacaatttaaacatgCGACACCTACGAAGCTAAAAGTGTGAAGTAAAATCCGGACTTTGAGCTTCAGTTTCAGTTTGGTTAAACATTCTTTAGTCatgttaaaaaacaaaaagattttatgtttatttttaatttaatgtttatatTTTCTCTATTACGGATAAActattttaggaaattttagcaaaaaaattgaaaattttaaatctcatgaaaagttggtataatacggaaaattaattaaattcactggaacaaactgttttgctctatgacttttggtttttgagttaCAATTTTGGTTTCCTTTGTGCAGGTAATTATTTATTCGGAGTCAAAGAACAACGACTCACCCTGTGTATAAATCAGATAAGAAAGAATAATGTAAGCCGTAAAAACACTAAGCTAACACacagtaatttattaattacttattttttattgtaaccatgacatttttatggtaaaattatttacaataattagcATAATAGAACAATCTAGCCACGCGATGTATTTTTAAGCATATTTTTCTCTTTGATTCAGATGTTGTCTGAACTTGAACCTGGCTTTCTGATTCAACcaacgttatattttttttgtcattttttaaaagataaataaattataaaccaGTTTATTATGCGACTTGAAACAGGTAGATGAATTCCAACatctgataaaataaaataaaagataaaaataaataaaagagccGTTTGTTCGCATAGTTAGTAGAATTAGCGTTGCAATTTAGTAATTCCGTTCTGTAAAAAACCTCATCAAGTTTTAAAATCGAGCGGAAATTTTCGTTGGCTTGTTCAGCCTTGACTTTTCCAATCGGAACAATGGTAAAATAATATGGAAAAAAGGTGATCGACCTTTAATCCCAGCATCGTGCACCTAATTACCAAATGTGTCAATTTGTGGCATAATTTAATCCCGTGTCAAGTCGTATTATTATCGAGAAGGATGTCCGGGCTCGAGCGAACGAACGGTGGGATTAATCCTTGTGGCGATGTCTCGATATTTATCATGTTGAATGTAAACCAAGCCGTATTCAGACACCGGCGTGAATAACTTCAATCTAATATTCAATTTGTAGTCGGGTTTATGGCCAAATGTAATTTACGATCTCGACACCCACCGGAAAGAAAAGTGCGCTTTTCGACACGACCCCAATTTATCCATTAATCgacgaaaattattaatacttTTCAACTCACCTCAAGTCACGGCGGTTTAAAACATCTCCacctgaaacaaaaatttacttttagaaaaaatggaaatttatgCTAATTTTAAGGAAGGTGCGGTTTTGCGACACATTTTAATATTGTCGAGGGTGGAGAttgtaaatttattcattAGTAATGCATCCACGGCACGTTTTATGCACTGTAATAGCCCACCTTCCTTTTACTAATTGCAAACGTTAACAAGCTAAATAACTCGTCCAgctaataatacaaaaaacaagCTGAAATAACATCAATTTCTACCGAATTTTTCAGTCATtattagcaaaattaaaaaacaattgtaaaaaaagacaaaagtttggtttaaaaaaagtttcagtcaggcaaaataataatcaatttcgatttatttttgtaattttttaaacatcaatcatttatttttattatttttcaaaaagtatcaaaagTGGGccaagtttttttataaattttgttgaatttttaccatgtttttcacaaatttttgcGAAGTAATTGCCTTCCCAACTACCAAAGTACtttgttttagcaaaatcttgTAAAATATTGAGATCTCAAGCTTATTcagaaaattaagaaaaataaaaaatacgtgagtcattttgacgaaatttgcCCGAAAACCTAAACATTGAACTTCTGCGCCTTAAAATCTCATTTTGGAGTTTTGAAACAGCCTGTACTTGGATAATGTAAAAAGTTCGTCGGATCGACTTCGCCGACTTAGGGATGCATGGAATTCGTGATAAAACgtcgaatttaaatttatagagcgcattttaaaaataaatgggcGGAAAAAGTGTCATCAATGCGGTTACTTTATTGCACTTAATAACAGACAAGTCGTTgttgcttaaaaaattatttggcgCTTCCCATTTGCGAGCTTAAAACATCAAACATCAACTGGTACAAATCATCCTCCAAGTTTTTGGCATAAACAAAGTCAATGTGAGAATAACCCTGCCGACCGGCCGAAATTGCATACTTGCTTTTACTGTGAGAGCCAATTTCGTGAAATAATCGGTCCacgttctaaaaaaaattgagagaagGGGTGAATTAAACACAGTCAAAAAAACCAACTTTTTGCCTGAAAAGAATGTCATTTTCGCCGTACATTAGCGAGATGGGGACTTTAATATCCTTGAGTTTGTAACTAGGGGGTTTGAAAGAACCGTAGTGTTTCAAATTACCAATACGGCCGTAATcgtatttctgaaattttttactcGCACCGATTTGTAAGTAGTGTTTCAGTTGGTAAATGGATAAACCACTCGGCCAGTAGCTCAAAAACGTCAACATGTCTTCCTGAAAttagtgttaaaaaataaaaaaccgcaAAATTTCAGGAAACTACAGGCAAGAATTGTTTAGTTGGTCCAGTGGCAAGGCTGAAAAACCCGTAACAAATCTCAGGAACTGCGTTCTTGCAAAGGACATTTATCAATTTGTGGATAATTTTTTCCTGGTACAAAAGTCCCCGAATGTGTAACACGGATAACACGTCCTggaatttaacaaaaatgatCGTTTCGttccaatttttgtcaaaataattttacaagaAGTGGGATTCCGATTGGTCTAGCCAGTTCTATAATTGGGACTCCGTTCAAAAATCCAACTGGTGCTAGTGCGATAATTCCCTGAAGGATCTGACTCGCTTCTTTGCTAAACTCGGACGAATACATGAACGATAAGGTTGTTCCCATAGAGTGGCCAATGTACAGGATTTTTGAGCCGGTGCTTTTGGCCACAAAATTTAACATTGATCTTAGGTCGTTTGCTGCCATTATGTCCAAACTAAAAATTGCCGAGTAAACCGGGCGTCCATTTCGATTTCTGACCATAAAATTAGGTTggcatttgaaataatcaaccataaaaaaatcaagtccAAATAAGtccaataattaatttttgagttatttggCGATCTTcagtaaatttaataaaataaaatttaaaaaatctagtaattattttgagaCAAACAAAATATcctaataagtaaaaaattctcatcgcattttttttctagaaaattcgaaaaataatttgaaaaaaaaattgcaatcacAAAAGTTGCCAACGTAATTTCAGATTCAATGGTCAGAAATCTTGTCGTACAACAAAAACCAATCAATAATCACTTAAAATTCCAATATCTGGGATCGTTAACTGAATATTTGACatgtttgtttgaaaagattgaACCTCTCAGATTTCCTAAATACACATCATGTCCTTCCTCCACAAGCCTATAAGCtgggaaaattttttttacaactaaaAACTCGACTAAATAAATACCCAAAGATCGGTTGCCTTTATCAGCCCAAGCGCCCGAATTTTCGGCAATTCCATGTTGCACAAACACTGGTAATTTATCCCCAActgaattttttgacgaaattttgaaaatatttaatatgtaGCCATCGTCAGTTGTGACtggcaatttttcaaaactgtaGCCATGTCGTTGTGACATTGCTtgctaaaaattgtaattaatcgTGATTAATTAActctaattaaattacttaCAACATCGGACAAAACATCAGGATTGTATCTACAGTCTGGACTGATTGGCGCAAGGTGATACGAGGCCACTTTAGtgcaaacattattttttatattgattgAAACTGATGACGagggaaaaaataaatagagaaACACCAGTGGTAGCGACATTTGGCAACAACTAaactttgaaataataaaaatgaaataatgtgCATGGACATGGTGGTGAAAAATGCCATTTAGGCCACATGTGCTGCTAATAAGGCGTAATGATTAAAACTTCCATTACAAGTTCCGGCGTTAAATTACAAACTTTGTTGAATGGAAGCTGCAAGTTGCAATAAAATGCCGTATGCTAATTAAAGGTAACTTGTTCGGGCAAGTTACTCTCATATAACGTGTGTTATCGTGTTGCGAATATTACGGGGAAAATATGAGAGATGCATTTGCGAAGAGGAGACAATGAAATACccgaaaacattttttcaggtACTTTATTGTCAAGGGTGAATTATAATCACGATTTTTTCACACTGTGGtgacacacttttttttactttaaaccACACTAAACGACATTGCGACGAACGAAAGTTATATATGACATAGCGACGAATAGTAATTACAACCGATAAAACGAAAAATGaatgaaatacaatttaaatTGTTGATAATGGCCGGTCGTAAAACAAGTCTGAAAAAAGGCGCGAATAATTTAGATACATAATTGTTTAAAtgcattaaaattttccaaaaaaatggaaagCCATATTTCACTTTTGCATATTCCACGTTTTAAGTTGTGATAAGGAAAAAGGTCAACTAATGGTTTCAATATTAATAAACACGTGTCACTAAACCAAAggcttttaaatttattaaattttacctcATAATTTTTACCATTAAAAAAGTGCATTTCTAAAGTCAACCAGTGTATTACGAATCACAGTTTTTGATTTAACCTGATGACCGATTGATTTtcgcataaaaaattacttagcgttttgtgtaataaaaaaatggtttgaaTGTGATTGTAATCCGGGCATTAATGCGATGGTAATATCAGTAAAAAGCTCCCCTTGTCGTAAACctcctcaatttttttattatcgcTTTAAATTACATTAAGCCTTCGTATTCTTCGTAAAATTGTaactataataaaataagCCGTCGATATTTCCCGTCCGCTATTTCATTAAACTCGAATTGAATTTCGCCACCAATagctgaaaaataatttacaacgTATTCATGCTTCGCTTCGGTAACTTTCATTATCTCCCTGAAAGTTAATAATTGTTGAAACGAGCTCTGGCTAATTTGCTTTTAGCCCAAGCGAAATTAAAAGTGTTCTCTTGGtttcttaattaaatgttGGTTCAAAGGATAAAATCGACCACTTAGTCGGCCAATTTTTCACCCACCCAAGTAAGACTTCTCTTCCATATGCATCCGCATTTGCATCTCAAAACCCAAAGTTTGACCGCTTCAAAGACTTTTAAATCGTCTTGGAGTCGGGCTTATGTTTGGCCAGCGAATTGATTTCGAGCGCAAATGTTGACAATACGCCGCTAAATAAATCTCACGTAGAATTTCCAAAGTTTTCCAAAGGGAGTGGAGTAATTAAGTAATCGGATATTgttggaaaaatttaattaaaactccTTTTGCGCGTTCAATTACTCCACACGATGAATTATGCAGCATTCTTCCGAACTATCATTGATTATGCTGGGGAAAAATGCAAAGGGCTCGAACCCGAACAAATTAAGGATACTAATGATTATGGGTCTCCTGGAAATTGCGCTTTTTAGGAGGTGAGATGGCCAGAGAATTACTCTGCGGACAGCCACACTCATTTTGCAGAAGCtgctataatttttaattaaatttactgcGACAACACAACGTAAagccaaaaattttagaactGGTTCCGTCGCTTTTTCAACCATATATGAATCAATTACGTAACGTGGAATTTTTCTGAAAGTAATTCATGGCcttgcaaattttccaaaaatggcTTTCAGTTAAACGCGGATGTAGTTTTTAATTGCTTGGTACTTTGGCCGCTTTATTGCTTCAATTGAAAGGCAATTAGACGTCTTAATCTCTTGTTGTTAACACTTTGTACCCTATTATGCCTTCACTTACCTATAATTTACGATAAATTTGATTGCAGTTAAGTttatcataattaattaattgctaaTTATCACTACAAGCATGGCATGTTTCACTTTGGCTGATTTTCCTCCTTGTTCAAaacttgtttaatttattgatgaGTTTGCATTTAGAGCAGCTAAATAAACATTGCGTCATGAATATAGATGCATCTAttagttggaaattttatctaagAAAATTCAATTAGACGGAGAGGCACTTTGAAGAATTTCATCCACAAATATTTGTAGCTACTATGATTTTCACTTAACTACACTCCAAGAAACAGTAAAACCTGGCATTATGTGGCATTCTTTAAGAATTCCGaatcgtttttattttcaacaattcCTGATAAAATCAGAATTGTTCAAGGATACGAAGTCTGATCTCGACTTTTTACCTTTTTCTCCAACACTAAACTTCTTGAGTTCTCTAAATATTTAGCaacttttcatttaatttgcgGTAAGTTTCTGCGAATTCGGGTTTCCGAAACCCCACACTCGTGTTTGTAATTGTTTGAGAATTGCAAATCTGGCTCCAGTTTTCGGATATCTAACATAGTTTGAAGCGATCAGTTGGTGTTTAGTCAATTATTGTTGACGGAACTCAgagataattcaaaaacaataatcaTTCGAGGCGTAAAACACATTTCAAagtattgaattattttaagttattctaggtgtaaaaaaaataaattggaaagcgtttaaaatttgacttttttcaaagaacaGTCGTAAAATCAACTAAAAAACTACGTCAAGCTCAAGTCgagtaatttttgagatattggACTATTTTGGACGTTTCTGGACGCTGATCTTGAAGTAATATCTTGATTTTTCTGACGTCCGGAAATCACTCAGAGCATCCCGGAATCACTTGAATCTTATGTAGAAAAATCCGGAAAATAGACCTTGAATCGCGTTAATTTGCAAGTTATTTAAGatatacgtatttatttaaaatttcaaaaatccaaattttgaccTTTTCAAGCAGAGATTAcgcgaaaataataattagaatttttcatataaaatGATAAGTCTATCagtgtgaaaaaataaacaaaataaaaaaacaaaaaaataaacgacgATTCTTACTCTTAAAATTCtaaattcataatatttttttagcttttggTAAAGCTTAGATGcttttgtcgtttgtttacataatttttttgaaaaaaatctcgcTAAAGCTAGTAAAAGTCAAATCGAAGTTAAAGTTATTGTAGCGTCCTTCGTCGACTTgattcatttcaaaaaaacgtGCACAAACAAGccataaatcacaaaaataagtGTTGTTTACACTAAATTTAGCAAATTTCagcaaaaataatccaaaaaaagaacaattttGACTGTTTTCTGTCCTTTATTAAACTTATATTTGTCTAAATGACTTGTAGaagtaaatagttttattaaaaaaaatgaaaaaacttcggaaaaatttacaacacaTTGTTAATTAAACGCAGTCTCCGGCTCCAATTAATAATGACGTTGGCCGTCACTTCGAGGAAATGTGCGATAATTAGGCAAAACATGACCCCCATGATAACAATTTCTGAAATGGTTTAAGGTCACAAAGTGTAAAAATCCCGGtcaatcaaaaaatcaaattgcgCCATAAAATTTCATCCTTAATTAAATTAGGAATCCCACGTGTGCAAGTGGTTCATGTAACCCTTGGATCAATCAAGTGCATGCATTACTTTCCTCATAACAAATCAGATCACTTTGAGCAAATTTCCGTGCCATTCCGGTTTCCAAGGCCAAGCCAAgaaaacacgaaaaaaaccGTATTTTTAAGCGAGCAGATAGCGGCAGCTCTTAGTGCCTCCACAACGGCAGATGATGGCAGATCAACAAACCTTTGAACTCGCGATAAACTGTGCTAGTTTCATAGAAATCAAACATTGTTAGTGTGTTTAAAGTGCTTGGTCGAGTGCAGGATGGAGCCCTTGCCCAACAACAGCCGCTACATCCTGGAGCTGGAGCGCAACGCCCTTTTGCAGGAGAAGTTCGAGTTTGACGAGAAATACGGCACGTTTTCGTTCGCCTTTTTGACCAGTCTGGAGGCTTTGGCCCTTCTGACGTACATCTACATTGCCGTGGTGCTGATGTACCATGAAGTGACCCGGACCAAGACCAACCTAATCGTCAGTGTGTGGGCCTTTATTAACTTTGTGGTGTTGTTGGAAAAACTGTCGAGATCGTTTGGTGTTTTGCTGGGTGCTGAGTTCGTTATCAGTCGAGATGTGGCACCTTTGGCCCAGATGTTATCAGGGGTTGGCCGCAATTACGGCACTTTGCTATCACTAGTGTGGCTTTTCTCCAAATATTTCGGAACTCCGAAGCCAAAGTACGACCCCTTCTTGTACTTTTTCATCGCTGTGCCGCTACTGGTCTTCTCCTTCTACGTCTATTATTACTTCGCTgttaataaattcatttttgaaGTTTATGGACCCGGATGCGATGTCGTGAACGCCACTTGTTATCTCCTGGTGGCGTTTATTTTCGTGCTGTGCAAAATCTTTGTGAGCACTTATGAAAAGTGCACACAATACGCATTAATGATTTCCCTCGTAAATCTAATCACGAATCTGCCAATTTGCCTAATTACTATTTATCTGCGATTTAATTTGGATATTGCGTGGGTTTATcgatttcatatttatttcgTCGACTTTTTCATTAACGCCGTTAACTGCAGTAACGCCTTTGCCGTGCTTTTCTTGATACTTTTGTACAACAAAGCGTTACGGCAGAGCTTTTTCATGCGACGAAATGACATGAAGATCGAACCCGAACTCGAAAAAATGAACGTCGAGTTTTGCTAAACTCTATTTATTTTGTTCCGTAgctttaaatgtaatttt
Coding sequences:
- the LOC659744 gene encoding gastric triacylglycerol lipase, translating into MSLPLVFLYLFFPSSSVSINIKNNVCTKVASYHLAPISPDCRYNPDVLSDVQAMSQRHGYSFEKLPVTTDDGYILNIFKISSKNSVGDKLPVFVQHGIAENSGAWADKGNRSLAYRLVEEGHDVYLGNLRGSIFSNKHVKYSVNDPRYWNFNLDIMAANDLRSMLNFVAKSTGSKILYIGHSMGTTLSFMYSSEFSKEASQILQGIIALAPVGFLNGVPIIELARPIGIPLLDVLSVLHIRGLLYQEKIIHKLINVLCKNAVPEICYGFFSLATGPTKQFLPEDMLTFLSYWPSGLSIYQLKHYLQIGASKKFQKYDYGRIGNLKHYGSFKPPSYKLKDIKVPISLMYGENDILFRQKNVDRLFHEIGSHSKSKYAISAGRQGYSHIDFVYAKNLEDDLYQLMFDVLSSQMGSAK